A region from the Maledivibacter sp. genome encodes:
- a CDS encoding MobC family plasmid mobilization relaxosome protein: MTIKKERFIGLRVTDTEYRQIERKAKKAKMNMSQYVSLQALERDIVIYEGLKEHTHQLSKLGSNLNQALILAHQGKLTTIDVQPIKKEIHEIWQLLNSLTEGTKRIQD; this comes from the coding sequence ATGACCATAAAAAAAGAACGATTTATTGGACTAAGAGTAACCGATACCGAGTATCGACAGATTGAAAGAAAAGCCAAGAAAGCCAAAATGAATATGAGCCAGTATGTATCCCTCCAAGCCCTTGAGAGGGATATTGTTATTTATGAAGGCTTAAAGGAGCATACTCACCAATTATCTAAGTTAGGGAGCAATTTAAATCAAGCCCTGATCTTGGCACATCAAGGAAAGCTAACAACTATTGATGTACAGCCCATCAAAAAGGAGATACATGAGATATGGCAATTATTGAATTCATTAACGGAAGGAACAAAACGTATACAGGATTAA
- a CDS encoding S-layer homology domain-containing protein translates to MKNKMNMIYILILMLLLSLGSSYAEKLTFSDIEGHWAEQIITQLMEKGIVSGFPDRTARPDQIITRGEFAALLVRQTESKEHYVKDEVSIFKDIENHWSQKNIEILIDIGILDPSDYADVFMPNEPITRIEIVKMMVRSFDKGEEAKQLNNRTPYKDDDEIAIVDKAFVNLATKYDLIKGYPDSTFRPDGETTRAEAFALLLRQEEALKKIKKELEEENKKKQSSNHSDDDYVYYPEAQVTFELPDKVHTDTEIKVTTICKNTSTLKWSLTKETSDGSVELKLPEEINGRLTKDGGSIVFKEKGNYTLTATVTNYNGKTTSYSQSLIVLPVINIAFELPEYSHTDKPISIDVKVTELGELDLVWSVVKDGENVAWDAAIEGMLSNEGGSITLKEKGNYSIIATCTDEKERSYSHEASTIIYPTINMGFKLLDKAHTDKNINFNVVSSESLEDTTLIWSLTRNGENVTLSDYIGGELTSEGGVIRFKDKGAYSLTSTITDNTNRRFENTASIVIYPVPKVLFDLLNNAHTDTPITISTITEHMENLTVEWMVKDSHDFQDWDIYVDGKLDNESGTIRFKNTGDYEIVAKVTDDTGRIFDFESTNSIKVHPVLNIQFELPKATHTDKIIDFNLTGDTNTLPIKWHLIKDGNSENLEEFTEGTLDAQGGNIRFIEDGQYELTAEMVDNLGRTFSCNRTILVHPIPNIELTLPQTAHVGTSVSVSAQKFNDMSILWALKKEGELVSLDAYTEGTLTDNGGKLTFNTTGSYTLSAKVADATGRVFISEKDITIYNNPPSTPIVTADVTRLSNNDKFKVNINANSTDSNDDALIYEFQGTTKDSYYGVGTHTIQIRAKDEYGGYSEWVELTFTVSNQAPSRPIITRTPSGNSVLPSTQVTVTATSTDPEGDDINYVWEGRPSQSATYPLGKNVIRVKAVDSAGAESPWTAIVFFVADPNKGGGMTLTGPESVILEEGIEGATITKYTFTVPPVSGHSGDDYGRVRGYNIKTGVWDQLSYQRTKNGITFNKTLTSGIYSELEFYYYTNHNCMYNKSNITYSVFYHFE, encoded by the coding sequence ATGAAGAATAAAATGAATATGATTTATATATTGATATTAATGCTGCTACTCTCACTTGGGAGTAGCTATGCTGAGAAACTAACATTTTCTGATATAGAAGGGCATTGGGCAGAGCAAATTATTACTCAGCTTATGGAAAAAGGGATTGTGTCAGGATTTCCTGACAGAACAGCTCGACCAGACCAAATAATTACAAGAGGGGAATTTGCAGCACTCTTGGTTAGGCAGACAGAGAGTAAAGAGCATTATGTTAAAGATGAAGTCTCTATATTTAAAGATATCGAAAACCATTGGTCACAGAAAAACATTGAAATACTTATTGATATCGGCATTCTTGATCCATCAGACTATGCCGATGTTTTTATGCCTAATGAGCCAATTACAAGAATAGAGATTGTAAAAATGATGGTACGATCATTTGACAAAGGTGAAGAAGCAAAGCAGTTAAACAATAGAACACCTTATAAAGATGACGATGAGATCGCTATAGTAGATAAGGCATTTGTCAATCTTGCAACAAAATATGATTTGATAAAAGGCTACCCTGATAGTACTTTTCGTCCTGATGGTGAGACGACAAGAGCTGAAGCTTTTGCACTTTTATTAAGACAAGAAGAAGCCTTGAAGAAGATTAAAAAAGAACTGGAAGAAGAAAATAAAAAGAAACAGTCATCTAATCATTCTGATGATGACTATGTCTATTATCCAGAAGCACAGGTAACTTTTGAACTGCCTGATAAGGTGCATACGGATACAGAAATCAAGGTAACAACAATATGCAAAAATACCAGTACCCTAAAATGGTCTCTTACCAAAGAAACTAGCGATGGCAGTGTAGAACTTAAGCTCCCAGAAGAAATCAATGGAAGGCTCACAAAAGATGGTGGTAGCATCGTTTTCAAAGAAAAAGGCAACTATACATTGACTGCTACAGTGACCAATTATAATGGTAAGACGACAAGCTATTCTCAAAGTTTAATAGTCTTACCCGTGATTAACATTGCCTTTGAACTACCAGAGTATTCCCATACTGATAAACCCATTTCAATAGATGTAAAGGTGACAGAATTAGGGGAACTTGACCTTGTATGGTCGGTAGTCAAAGATGGCGAAAATGTAGCATGGGATGCGGCTATAGAAGGTATGCTTAGTAATGAAGGCGGTAGCATTACTTTAAAGGAAAAAGGGAACTACAGCATCATAGCAACTTGCACTGATGAAAAAGAACGTAGTTATAGTCATGAAGCATCCACTATCATTTATCCAACCATAAATATGGGTTTTAAGCTTCTTGACAAAGCACATACAGATAAAAATATTAATTTTAATGTAGTATCTTCTGAATCCTTAGAAGATACAACCCTTATTTGGAGTCTCACTCGTAATGGTGAAAACGTAACTCTCAGTGATTACATTGGAGGAGAACTTACAAGTGAAGGTGGTGTTATACGTTTTAAGGATAAGGGCGCATATTCATTAACCTCAACTATTACGGATAATACTAATAGACGTTTTGAAAACACAGCATCTATCGTTATCTATCCTGTTCCAAAGGTTTTATTTGATTTACTTAATAATGCTCATACGGATACGCCCATTACGATTTCCACAATTACTGAGCATATGGAAAATCTAACAGTTGAGTGGATGGTAAAGGATAGCCATGATTTTCAGGACTGGGATATCTATGTAGACGGAAAGTTAGATAATGAGTCTGGCACAATCCGATTTAAAAATACGGGAGACTATGAAATAGTAGCTAAAGTTACAGATGATACTGGACGTATTTTTGATTTTGAGTCCACAAATAGCATTAAAGTACATCCTGTACTGAATATCCAATTTGAACTGCCCAAAGCAACTCATACGGATAAAATCATTGATTTTAATCTTACTGGAGATACGAATACGCTACCTATAAAATGGCATCTTATTAAAGATGGCAACTCTGAGAATTTAGAAGAATTTACAGAAGGTACACTGGATGCACAGGGTGGTAATATCCGTTTTATAGAAGACGGACAATATGAATTAACAGCAGAAATGGTAGATAACTTAGGTCGAACTTTTTCTTGCAATAGAACTATTTTAGTTCATCCCATTCCTAACATAGAATTGACACTTCCTCAGACAGCTCATGTTGGAACAAGTGTGTCAGTCAGTGCGCAGAAGTTCAATGATATGAGTATTCTATGGGCGTTGAAAAAGGAAGGTGAGTTGGTTTCACTAGATGCATATACAGAAGGAACACTTACTGATAATGGAGGGAAGTTAACTTTTAATACCACAGGTAGTTACACATTGAGTGCTAAAGTCGCAGATGCGACAGGTAGAGTATTTATATCAGAAAAGGACATTACTATTTATAATAATCCACCATCAACACCAATCGTTACGGCTGATGTGACTAGGTTATCTAATAATGATAAATTCAAAGTGAATATCAACGCCAATAGCACTGATTCTAATGATGATGCGCTAATCTATGAGTTTCAAGGAACGACAAAAGATAGTTACTATGGTGTTGGTACACATACCATTCAGATACGAGCAAAGGACGAATATGGTGGGTATTCAGAGTGGGTAGAATTAACCTTTACTGTCTCAAATCAAGCACCTAGTAGACCCATTATTACAAGAACTCCTAGTGGTAATAGTGTCTTACCGAGTACCCAAGTTACTGTGACAGCAACATCAACTGATCCCGAAGGAGATGATATTAATTATGTTTGGGAAGGTAGACCATCTCAGTCAGCAACATATCCACTTGGTAAAAATGTAATTCGTGTTAAAGCAGTAGATAGTGCAGGTGCTGAATCACCTTGGACAGCTATCGTATTTTTTGTTGCTGACCCTAATAAGGGTGGTGGCATGACCTTAACTGGTCCCGAATCGGTCATTCTTGAGGAAGGCATCGAGGGAGCAACTATCACAAAATACACCTTTACAGTACCACCAGTAAGTGGTCATAGTGGGGATGATTATGGACGTGTACGTGGCTATAATATAAAAACAGGCGTATGGGATCAACTCAGTTATCAAAGAACGAAAAATGGTATTACGTTTAACAAAACTCTAACTTCGGGTATTTACAGCGAGTTGGAGTTTTATTATTATACCAACCACAATTGCATGTATAACAAAAGCAATATTACTTATTCAGTGTTTTATCATTTTGAATAG
- a CDS encoding DUF6133 family protein produces MKKLQWKIMNLVLRGKMVLADKKGEGALNTAITVLISVVLGALLLAGLYALIGDVVLPQLKQRIIEMFNFNG; encoded by the coding sequence ATGAAAAAATTACAATGGAAAATCATGAATTTAGTATTAAGAGGGAAAATGGTATTAGCAGATAAGAAAGGTGAAGGTGCATTAAATACAGCAATTACCGTTCTAATAAGTGTCGTATTAGGTGCGTTATTACTTGCAGGTCTATATGCATTAATCGGCGATGTAGTACTACCACAGCTTAAACAAAGAATTATTGAAATGTTCAATTTTAATGGTTAA
- a CDS encoding type IV secretory system conjugative DNA transfer family protein produces MDKKLKLYLSVGIFILGTGVNLLFTTNIHFLLKREIGYVQWFKLSTIVGSMISDKQHLLLFLAFNGVILLGAIFYYLLNDRPYHSELVEITPLIKTPVSAGQRQFGSARWLTDKERDNHFKSVVLEKDDDTIKSLKKQSQTEVSAMKKGELKDEALSQEEKQDVQCDEQEETIKNLEDQILEENQRIYATSKENTQPKENQKVATGGVVIGMKREGRKELVYYIDDDIHTLCIGATRSGKTRCIVLESIGLLGLAGESMVISDPKSELFTYTAPYLRNLGYEVYALDFKNPLKSQRYNFLQPIIDAIDEDNIPRAIEATWDLTQALVPEESHNEKIWSNGEASIIAAAIMAVVYDNRINDGAHNRKYQNLSNVYFFISEMCKTVNGKMPLQDYLNTIPSTHPARGLLAISEVAPSKTKGSFFTADLTNLRLFTNPLIWSMTNESDFNPRDISNKKTALFIILPDEKKTYYSLASLFVNQCYMALVKVADDRGGRLLNRVNLLLDEFGNFTQIPDFANKLTVGGGRGIRFSLFIQAFAQLDEIYNKDVAQTIKSNCETWIYLQADDVGTLEEISKKLGNYTVSTYSLSSSHGKYTTPSTSHSTNLTHRALLTTDEIKLINRPYALVTSRTHPAMMTIPDLGKWQFNKLFGLGNKEHNRKIRQYREREREERQGVNTIDLWNIWEFHKDQLKKSTAKSSNQNVMYAQMGGN; encoded by the coding sequence ATGGATAAAAAGCTAAAGTTGTATCTGAGTGTAGGTATATTCATATTAGGGACAGGTGTGAACCTTCTGTTTACCACCAATATTCATTTTCTATTAAAAAGAGAAATTGGGTACGTTCAATGGTTTAAATTAAGTACCATTGTAGGGAGTATGATAAGTGATAAACAACATCTGCTCTTATTTTTAGCCTTTAATGGAGTGATTCTATTAGGGGCTATTTTTTATTACTTGCTAAATGATCGACCCTATCACAGTGAACTTGTAGAAATAACACCACTCATAAAAACACCAGTATCAGCAGGACAACGACAATTTGGTTCAGCAAGGTGGCTAACAGATAAAGAGAGGGACAATCACTTTAAATCCGTGGTGCTAGAGAAAGACGACGATACCATCAAATCACTTAAAAAACAAAGTCAAACAGAAGTAAGTGCTATGAAGAAGGGAGAACTAAAAGATGAAGCATTATCCCAAGAAGAAAAGCAAGATGTTCAATGTGATGAACAAGAAGAAACAATTAAAAATCTCGAAGATCAAATCCTTGAAGAAAACCAGAGGATATATGCCACATCAAAAGAAAATACGCAACCCAAAGAAAATCAAAAGGTAGCTACTGGTGGTGTGGTCATTGGCATGAAGAGGGAGGGGCGTAAAGAGCTTGTTTATTATATTGATGATGATATTCATACATTATGCATTGGGGCAACTAGAAGTGGTAAAACACGGTGCATTGTTTTAGAAAGTATCGGTCTTTTAGGGCTTGCAGGAGAGAGTATGGTTATTAGTGACCCTAAATCAGAACTCTTTACTTACACAGCACCTTATCTTAGAAACTTAGGCTATGAAGTTTATGCTCTTGATTTTAAAAATCCACTTAAGTCTCAGCGGTATAACTTCCTACAGCCGATTATTGATGCCATTGATGAAGACAATATCCCAAGAGCCATTGAAGCCACATGGGATTTAACGCAAGCACTTGTACCAGAAGAAAGTCACAATGAAAAGATATGGTCGAATGGTGAAGCCAGTATCATCGCCGCTGCTATTATGGCAGTGGTTTATGATAACAGAATCAATGATGGCGCACATAACCGTAAATATCAGAACCTAAGCAATGTTTACTTTTTTATATCTGAAATGTGCAAAACGGTTAATGGCAAAATGCCACTTCAAGATTATTTGAATACCATTCCAAGTACCCATCCTGCAAGAGGGTTACTTGCTATCTCAGAGGTTGCACCATCTAAAACGAAGGGAAGTTTCTTTACGGCAGATCTTACTAATTTACGACTTTTTACTAATCCTCTTATATGGTCAATGACCAATGAAAGTGATTTTAACCCAAGGGATATCAGTAATAAGAAAACAGCACTGTTTATTATCTTACCTGATGAGAAAAAAACCTATTATAGTTTAGCCAGTCTCTTTGTTAATCAGTGTTATATGGCACTTGTAAAAGTAGCAGATGATCGAGGAGGACGATTACTTAATCGAGTGAACCTTTTATTAGATGAGTTTGGTAACTTCACACAGATACCTGACTTTGCCAATAAGTTAACCGTAGGTGGTGGGCGTGGTATAAGGTTTTCTTTATTCATCCAAGCCTTTGCCCAATTAGATGAAATCTATAACAAGGACGTTGCTCAAACCATTAAGAGTAACTGTGAGACATGGATTTATTTACAGGCAGATGATGTTGGTACACTCGAAGAAATATCCAAGAAGTTAGGGAACTATACGGTATCAACCTATTCCCTTAGCAGTTCTCATGGAAAATATACCACACCATCTACATCTCATTCGACTAATCTTACTCATAGGGCATTACTCACAACAGATGAAATAAAACTGATTAATCGTCCCTATGCTCTAGTGACTTCTCGTACCCATCCTGCCATGATGACCATACCTGACTTAGGTAAATGGCAGTTCAATAAACTCTTTGGACTTGGGAACAAAGAACATAACCGAAAAATTCGACAATATCGTGAGAGGGAGCGAGAAGAAAGGCAAGGCGTAAACACCATTGATCTATGGAATATATGGGAGTTTCACAAAGACCAGTTAAAAAAATCGACTGCTAAAAGTAGCAATCAAAATGTCATGTATGCACAGATGGGAGGAAATTAG
- a CDS encoding relaxase/mobilization nuclease domain-containing protein, with the protein MAIIEFINGRNKTYTGLRRAIDYILRNDKTAFGLYGGFNCDVDNAFNEFVMTKRHYNKETGRQYIHFIQSFSNREAISPETAKAIADELLLMDKFKGFQIVYATHTDKSHLHTHFILNTVNSYTGMKWKMSKEDLQELKDYSDEICRRYDLIVTHGKKGSHINRGEYRTKGKGHSWKHELFLAVSEAKRYATSREDFIDKLKRLGYETEWSDNRKYITFTNIDGKKCRNRKLYPPERFTKEALEQRFEVNAVKLDKQVSKAKFEGLLSAIKLFEMDGGMDHKNTYPLSQMENASRADDILNAKQNTGLNWEKESGHEM; encoded by the coding sequence ATGGCAATTATTGAATTCATTAACGGAAGGAACAAAACGTATACAGGATTAAGAAGAGCCATAGACTATATTCTTCGTAATGATAAAACAGCCTTTGGTCTATATGGTGGTTTTAACTGTGATGTTGATAATGCCTTTAATGAGTTTGTCATGACCAAAAGACATTATAATAAAGAAACAGGTAGACAATATATTCACTTCATTCAGTCCTTTTCTAATCGTGAAGCCATATCACCAGAAACAGCTAAAGCTATTGCTGATGAATTATTGTTAATGGATAAATTCAAAGGATTTCAAATAGTCTATGCAACGCATACAGATAAGTCACATCTTCACACCCATTTTATTCTGAACACGGTCAACAGCTATACAGGCATGAAGTGGAAAATGAGCAAAGAAGATTTACAGGAACTTAAAGATTATTCAGATGAAATCTGTAGACGCTATGATTTGATTGTAACTCACGGTAAGAAAGGTAGCCACATCAATCGTGGTGAATATCGTACCAAGGGAAAGGGACACAGTTGGAAACATGAACTGTTCTTAGCTGTGAGCGAAGCTAAAAGGTATGCCACGTCAAGAGAAGATTTTATTGATAAACTGAAGCGGTTAGGCTATGAAACTGAATGGTCAGATAATAGAAAGTACATTACCTTTACCAACATAGATGGGAAGAAATGCAGAAATAGAAAACTGTATCCACCAGAGAGGTTTACTAAAGAAGCCCTCGAACAACGCTTTGAAGTAAATGCTGTCAAGTTAGACAAGCAAGTATCAAAGGCAAAGTTTGAGGGCTTATTGTCTGCCATAAAACTCTTTGAAATGGATGGCGGTATGGATCATAAAAATACTTATCCATTAAGTCAGATGGAGAATGCATCAAGGGCAGATGATATTTTAAATGCCAAACAAAATACAGGACTTAACTGGGAAAAAGAAAGTGGTCATGAGATGTAA